The Breoghania sp. genome has a segment encoding these proteins:
- a CDS encoding transporter substrate-binding domain-containing protein, which yields MRFIKTLTLLLLAFSTIHVEIAPAAEQEPVVPNFWDMRVRLDKPNQSARTIRFLASDDFPPFAFRDPAGRLTGFNVDLARAICEELDAVCTLRIKPFDELVPALASGEGDAIIAGLEPGFGSTEKTGSPKADDTETSSHKSPLVYSAPYLKLPARFVVRKEDAVREAPVPETMEGKWISVAEGTQHEAFLKTFFPNSLITTYPDEEEARAALRRGEVDAHFGDGLGLSYWLQGTSSANCCVFAPGPWLEPGYFDHGMSIAIAREADGLREAIDYALQQVHTTGQFGELYLRYFPISFY from the coding sequence ATGAGATTTATAAAAACCCTGACGTTATTGCTGTTAGCATTTTCGACCATTCATGTCGAGATTGCCCCTGCGGCAGAGCAGGAACCGGTTGTTCCGAATTTCTGGGACATGCGTGTGCGTCTCGACAAGCCGAACCAGTCGGCACGGACGATCCGCTTCCTCGCCAGCGATGATTTCCCGCCCTTTGCCTTTCGCGATCCGGCTGGCCGTCTGACCGGGTTCAACGTCGATCTCGCCCGCGCCATCTGCGAAGAACTCGATGCCGTGTGCACCTTGCGCATCAAGCCGTTCGACGAGCTTGTCCCCGCGCTTGCCTCCGGAGAGGGCGATGCGATCATTGCCGGTCTGGAGCCCGGCTTTGGCTCCACGGAAAAAACCGGGAGCCCGAAGGCAGACGATACCGAGACGAGCAGCCACAAGTCTCCGCTCGTCTATTCCGCCCCCTATCTGAAACTCCCCGCGCGCTTCGTCGTTCGCAAGGAAGATGCCGTGCGCGAGGCGCCGGTGCCGGAGACGATGGAGGGCAAATGGATTTCGGTCGCCGAAGGGACGCAGCACGAAGCGTTTCTGAAGACCTTCTTCCCCAACAGCCTCATCACCACCTACCCCGATGAAGAGGAAGCCCGCGCGGCGCTTCGGCGCGGCGAGGTGGATGCCCATTTCGGCGACGGGTTGGGCCTGAGCTACTGGCTCCAGGGAACGAGCTCTGCCAATTGCTGCGTCTTCGCGCCGGGCCCCTGGCTGGAGCCCGGCTATTTCGACCACGGCATGAGCATCGCGATCGCGCGTGAGGCCGATGGCCTGCGGGAAGCCATCGACTATGCGCTCCAGCAGGTCCACACCACCGGCCAATTCGGCGAGCTTTACCTGCGCTATTTCCCCATCAGCTTCTATTGA
- a CDS encoding ion transporter — MRDRLRQLVNSRQWEWAIIAIIGLNAVTLGMETSATLMHSIGGLLTFIDTAVLVVFVVEIAARIFVYRLEFFRQPWSLFDFAVVALALLPTAGGLSVLRALRVLRVLRLVSVVPSLQRVIGGLISALPGMGSIFLLMSLVFYIFSVMATNLYGETFPQWFGDLGASAYTLFQIMTLESWSMGIVRPVMDAHPFAWMFFLPFILATAFTVLNLFIGIIVSAMQEEHDQIAEADRQAIHDETGVLLEEVRAMRRELTDLRRQVGSQTLDQTQA, encoded by the coding sequence ATGCGGGACAGGTTGCGGCAGCTGGTCAATTCACGCCAATGGGAATGGGCGATTATCGCCATTATCGGCCTCAATGCCGTCACGCTTGGCATGGAAACCAGCGCGACGCTGATGCACTCCATCGGAGGCCTGCTCACCTTCATTGACACGGCTGTTCTCGTGGTTTTCGTCGTCGAGATCGCGGCGCGCATTTTCGTCTATCGGCTGGAGTTCTTTCGCCAGCCGTGGAGCCTGTTCGATTTCGCGGTCGTCGCACTGGCGCTGTTGCCGACGGCGGGCGGACTGTCGGTCCTGCGCGCGCTTCGGGTTCTGCGCGTCCTGCGTCTCGTTTCCGTCGTGCCCTCGCTTCAACGCGTCATCGGCGGGTTGATTTCCGCGCTCCCGGGCATGGGCTCGATTTTCCTGCTGATGAGCCTGGTCTTCTACATTTTCTCCGTGATGGCCACGAACCTCTATGGCGAGACCTTCCCACAGTGGTTCGGCGATCTCGGCGCCTCCGCCTACACGCTCTTCCAGATCATGACGCTGGAAAGCTGGTCCATGGGCATCGTGCGCCCAGTCATGGACGCGCACCCCTTCGCCTGGATGTTCTTCCTGCCCTTCATTCTGGCCACGGCCTTCACCGTGCTGAACCTCTTCATCGGCATCATCGTGTCGGCCATGCAGGAAGAGCACGACCAGATCGCCGAAGCGGACCGTCAAGCCATCCACGACGAGACAGGCGTGTTGTTGGAAGAGGTAAGAGCGATGCGCCGTGAATTGACGGATCTGCGTCGGCAGGTCGGCTCTCAGACGCTCGATCAGACACAAGCCTGA
- a CDS encoding sterol desaturase family protein: MSEAAIRAVIFAAIFGTMALLEVTAPRRPLGYGRKWRWVTNLSIVVLDSVIVRIVFPMAAVGAALWANGQGIGLLPALGIPPLVAGIIAFIVLDFAVWLEHLVSHKWPILWRIHRMHHADPDIDVTTALRFHPLEILISMVWKAGIVVALGAPALSVLIFEAVLNGGAMFNHSNVRLPGWLDRLLRPVIVTPDMHRVHHSVIRRETDSNYGFNFSFWDRIFRTYVAEPARGHLGMTIGLSSFQSEAPTGILWSLLLPFRANSRDGNEDEPETPETAVRPPQ; this comes from the coding sequence ATGAGCGAGGCAGCCATCCGGGCGGTTATCTTTGCCGCGATCTTCGGGACCATGGCGTTGCTTGAGGTGACAGCCCCCCGCCGTCCGCTCGGCTATGGGCGCAAATGGCGCTGGGTGACGAACCTTTCCATCGTCGTGCTGGATTCCGTGATTGTCAGGATCGTGTTCCCCATGGCCGCAGTCGGTGCGGCGCTTTGGGCGAACGGGCAGGGCATCGGTCTTCTACCCGCGCTCGGGATCCCGCCCCTTGTCGCCGGGATCATTGCCTTCATCGTGCTCGATTTCGCGGTCTGGCTGGAGCATCTCGTCTCTCACAAATGGCCCATCCTCTGGCGCATTCACCGGATGCATCACGCCGACCCGGATATCGATGTGACGACCGCGCTGCGGTTCCATCCGCTGGAGATCCTTATCTCGATGGTCTGGAAGGCAGGTATCGTGGTGGCGCTGGGCGCGCCCGCCCTATCGGTTTTGATCTTCGAGGCGGTTTTGAACGGCGGCGCGATGTTCAATCATTCCAACGTCCGCCTGCCCGGTTGGCTTGACCGGTTGCTGCGTCCCGTCATTGTCACGCCGGACATGCACCGCGTCCACCATTCGGTGATCCGGCGCGAGACGGATTCCAACTACGGCTTCAACTTTTCCTTCTGGGACCGGATCTTCCGCACCTATGTGGCCGAGCCCGCGCGCGGCCATCTGGGCATGACCATCGGTCTGTCCTCTTTCCAGAGCGAGGCTCCGACCGGTATCCTCTGGTCGCTCCTGCTGCCCTTTCGCGCCAACAGCCGTGACGGCAACGAGGACGAGCCGGAAACGCCGGAGACAGCGGTCAGGCCGCCTCAATAG
- a CDS encoding glycosyltransferase: MSVWSEPGGFGEGELAGFSDAGQAFFHHEGEVLQSSKVRDDEDAVAALLREAVLPPDIGFLVGRGIATEVLYQAKTIADECGGYAADILIERGFVTSEGYYRALADELGVPFLKLKDLKPEPNLVLKFTRSDLPGLAVLALESRGEGMEFAMAPRPASIAEVLRRAKSDVRVRARLSIASPDSLRRAVAIHGAVRGLEAARPEYSAARLRGRSGPAGTLRAAMLVLMLAALVVFAPRVLMGLAAALFIIGSAARFCAGLHEGREHPLRRGKTPGEADWPPYTVLVPLYREAAVVADLIAALQRLDYPPDLLDIKLLVEEDDRETREALTRHLPGPSFQVVVVPPGGPRTKPKALSYAMRFARGELVTVFDAEDRPDPDQLRKCARLFASGPPSLGGVQARLAVDHAQETFFTRQFALEYATLFDILLPWMSNHRLLLPLGGTSNHFRRRALDDCGGWDPHNVTEDIDIGIRLVRDGWQMVTVASTTWEEAPLTFSAWLNQRVRWHKGWLQTWLVHMRRPGQLWRDLGPTNFLVTVLLFAGTATALIAHPLFIGLVALYAIDHKLMPQLGGLADLTMMGAGAISLVAGYGAAVFAMQRAARLRRLHVRLGDWLALPVYWLLMSLAFAIAVVELVWRPDHWRKTRHGVARGRLKHGLRRPRE; this comes from the coding sequence TTGAGTGTTTGGTCGGAGCCGGGAGGCTTTGGCGAGGGAGAGCTTGCAGGCTTTTCCGACGCCGGGCAGGCCTTTTTTCATCATGAGGGAGAGGTCCTTCAATCCAGCAAGGTGCGGGACGATGAGGACGCGGTCGCCGCTCTTCTGCGCGAGGCGGTGCTGCCTCCCGACATCGGTTTTCTGGTGGGGCGCGGCATTGCGACGGAGGTCTTGTATCAAGCCAAGACCATCGCGGATGAATGCGGCGGCTACGCAGCCGATATCCTGATCGAACGCGGGTTTGTGACGTCAGAGGGCTATTATCGTGCGCTGGCTGACGAACTCGGTGTGCCGTTTCTCAAACTCAAGGACCTGAAACCCGAACCGAACCTCGTGCTGAAATTCACGCGCTCGGACCTGCCTGGCCTTGCGGTTCTCGCGCTGGAAAGCCGGGGCGAGGGGATGGAATTCGCCATGGCGCCGCGCCCGGCGAGCATCGCGGAGGTGTTACGCCGGGCAAAGTCGGATGTGCGCGTCCGGGCACGTCTCTCCATTGCCTCGCCGGACAGCCTGAGGCGCGCGGTCGCCATTCACGGGGCGGTCCGCGGGTTGGAGGCGGCACGCCCGGAATATTCCGCCGCGCGCCTGAGGGGGCGTTCCGGGCCTGCGGGCACGTTGCGGGCCGCCATGCTGGTCCTGATGCTTGCCGCTCTAGTCGTTTTCGCGCCGCGTGTCCTGATGGGATTGGCCGCCGCTCTCTTCATCATCGGCAGTGCCGCCCGCTTCTGTGCGGGGCTCCACGAGGGACGGGAGCACCCGTTGCGGCGCGGGAAAACCCCGGGCGAGGCCGACTGGCCGCCCTACACGGTCCTTGTGCCGCTCTATCGCGAAGCCGCGGTTGTCGCGGATCTGATCGCAGCCTTGCAACGGCTCGACTATCCCCCGGACCTCCTCGATATCAAGCTGCTGGTGGAGGAAGACGACCGGGAGACCCGCGAAGCCCTGACCCGGCACTTGCCCGGTCCCTCGTTTCAGGTCGTCGTGGTGCCGCCGGGCGGGCCTCGCACCAAGCCCAAGGCTCTGTCCTATGCCATGCGATTTGCCCGCGGCGAGCTTGTCACCGTCTTTGACGCGGAAGATCGCCCCGACCCAGATCAGCTTCGCAAATGTGCGCGGCTGTTTGCGTCCGGCCCTCCCTCGCTTGGCGGAGTGCAGGCGCGTCTGGCGGTCGACCATGCGCAGGAAACCTTCTTCACACGCCAGTTCGCGCTGGAATATGCGACCCTGTTCGACATTCTGCTTCCATGGATGTCGAACCATCGCCTGCTGTTGCCGCTAGGCGGCACCTCAAATCACTTCCGGCGGCGCGCGCTGGACGATTGCGGTGGTTGGGATCCGCACAACGTCACCGAGGATATCGATATCGGGATCCGGCTTGTCCGTGACGGCTGGCAGATGGTGACGGTCGCCTCCACAACGTGGGAAGAAGCCCCGCTCACCTTCTCCGCCTGGCTTAACCAGCGTGTCAGGTGGCACAAGGGATGGCTTCAGACATGGCTCGTGCACATGCGCCGTCCCGGCCAGCTGTGGCGGGATCTGGGGCCGACGAACTTCCTTGTGACTGTCCTGCTTTTTGCAGGCACGGCCACGGCCTTGATCGCGCATCCCCTCTTCATCGGACTGGTCGCTCTCTATGCAATCGATCACAAGCTGATGCCGCAGCTGGGCGGGCTCGCCGATCTCACCATGATGGGGGCGGGAGCGATTTCCCTCGTCGCGGGCTATGGGGCTGCGGTCTTCGCGATGCAACGGGCTGCGCGCTTGCGCCGTCTGCACGTGCGCCTTGGCGACTGGCTCGCCTTGCCCGTCTATTGGCTGCTGATGAGCCTTGCCTTCGCCATCGCCGTCGTGGAGCTGGTCTGGCGGCCCGACCACTGGCGCAAGACACGACACGGGGTCGCAAGAGGACGTCTCAAGCACGGCCTCCGCCGCCCGCGCGAATGA
- a CDS encoding efflux RND transporter permease subunit: MNRLDRINGLASFFVRHPNAANLVMAMLVLFGIYGLVQLNTQFFPTIESNNISISVKWPGASAEDVEGNILQAIEPEVRYIDGVDEVVSYAREGVGSIQIEFVEGAVMSKALSDVEQAVKAVTTLPEDSETPTVSYRQWYDRVARIAISGDFPERSLIEFARKIRDDLIDRGIDRVSFNGLRAQEYVARIPERELRRLGMSVADVAERVAANTRDLPSGNVQGGVERQIRTIAPGTSPQDIGRIDIKTYATGEKVRIRDVGTVNAEFEEDSVRGFSNGLPAIELTIQRPASADSLKSAKILEDYLDEIRPQLPPTLNIVEYEARSDALKARIGILVSNGLSGLLIVVLVLYVFLNARIALWVAAGIPVATMATLGMMWVSGQTINMMSVFALIMMLGIIVDDAIVVGEHTATRAAMGDSAFVAAERGASLMFAPVIAASLTTVAAFAPIFLVRGAIGQIMSAMPLVVIAVLVASLIECFCVLPGHLAHALKPVARRGWHWWRHGIMAGAMALFIIGLAARPDIEVMPSLDGLATFARALEDRLGVLAFDLLAVAVSFVAAGLIEAVIVGLERRWRSRSDAAPALPRRLFDAGFARVRDGGFRTFVSLAFRWRYVTLSVALGALIVASGFVAGGRVGFVFFSSPEAENIRATVHFNAGIPEQEAVAALARIEQALRLAEADLTRDDKQDLVVASFVTLGEAGRNQSSNVAGIDVQLTDSEIRTIRTPEILKAWREKLPDIAGIERVAIFERRGGPPGRDIDVRLRGNDSASLKAASLEVQKLLTGFPGVSGVADDLPYGKPELVMELTARGKALGFTVNSVGRQIRNAFEGAIARRFAEAEEEITLRVRQGQTDEEGGGALRSLNLRAPSGEYVPLGEVVTLTDRQGFSTILRRDGKATVSVTADVDYDVTSNAAIVRELDAGPIADIAARHGVDYSFSGRQEERAESFADLKLGTIIAMGAIYLILAWVFASYTQPLIVMSIIPFGIVGAIVGHYVFGYKLTILSLISLLGLAGILVNNSIILVSRFNDRRESDEDIHEAAVGAAQDRLRAVLLTSLTTIGGLSPLLFEQSVQAKFLLPMAITIVFGLAVATLLILFIVPALLGVADDIRTAYRGIYGKPRDTGHAPAE; the protein is encoded by the coding sequence GTGAACCGGCTCGATCGGATCAACGGCCTGGCCAGCTTCTTCGTGCGCCACCCCAATGCCGCCAATCTTGTGATGGCGATGCTTGTCCTGTTCGGGATTTACGGTCTCGTACAGCTCAATACCCAGTTCTTTCCCACCATTGAAAGCAACAATATCTCCATCTCCGTGAAATGGCCCGGCGCCAGCGCGGAGGACGTGGAAGGCAACATCCTTCAGGCAATCGAGCCCGAAGTGCGCTACATCGACGGCGTGGATGAGGTCGTTTCCTATGCCCGCGAGGGCGTGGGCAGTATCCAGATCGAATTCGTCGAAGGCGCGGTGATGTCCAAGGCGCTCTCCGACGTGGAACAGGCCGTCAAGGCGGTCACGACCTTGCCGGAAGATTCCGAGACCCCCACAGTCAGCTACCGCCAATGGTACGACCGGGTCGCCCGCATCGCCATTTCCGGCGATTTTCCCGAACGCTCCCTTATCGAGTTTGCTCGCAAGATCCGTGACGATCTGATCGACCGCGGTATTGACCGCGTATCCTTCAACGGTCTGCGCGCGCAGGAATATGTGGCCCGGATCCCGGAGCGGGAGCTGCGTCGCCTCGGCATGAGCGTTGCCGATGTGGCGGAGCGTGTCGCCGCCAACACGCGCGACCTGCCCTCCGGCAACGTGCAAGGCGGCGTCGAACGGCAGATCCGCACGATCGCGCCCGGAACGAGCCCGCAGGATATCGGCCGCATCGATATCAAGACCTACGCCACCGGCGAGAAGGTTCGCATCCGCGATGTGGGAACGGTGAATGCGGAGTTCGAGGAGGATTCCGTGCGCGGCTTCTCCAATGGGCTTCCGGCCATTGAACTGACCATCCAGCGTCCGGCCTCTGCCGACAGCCTGAAGTCTGCAAAGATCCTGGAAGACTATCTCGACGAGATCCGCCCGCAGCTGCCGCCGACCCTCAACATCGTCGAATATGAAGCCCGTTCGGACGCCCTGAAGGCCCGCATCGGCATTCTGGTCAGCAACGGACTGAGCGGGCTCTTGATTGTCGTGCTCGTGCTCTACGTGTTCCTGAACGCGCGCATTGCGCTGTGGGTGGCGGCGGGCATTCCCGTGGCGACCATGGCGACGCTGGGAATGATGTGGGTGTCCGGCCAGACCATCAACATGATGTCGGTCTTCGCGCTGATCATGATGCTCGGCATCATCGTCGACGACGCCATCGTGGTGGGCGAACACACCGCCACGCGCGCTGCGATGGGCGACAGTGCTTTCGTTGCGGCGGAACGCGGCGCGAGCCTGATGTTTGCTCCTGTCATTGCCGCCAGCCTGACGACGGTCGCAGCCTTTGCGCCGATCTTTCTTGTGCGCGGCGCCATCGGCCAGATCATGTCGGCCATGCCGCTGGTGGTCATCGCGGTGCTGGTTGCGTCTCTCATCGAATGCTTCTGCGTCCTGCCGGGGCATCTGGCCCATGCGTTGAAGCCTGTCGCGCGGCGCGGCTGGCACTGGTGGCGGCATGGCATCATGGCGGGCGCAATGGCGCTGTTCATCATCGGTCTGGCTGCGCGTCCCGATATCGAAGTCATGCCAAGCCTGGACGGTCTTGCCACCTTCGCGCGCGCGCTTGAGGATCGCCTCGGTGTGCTCGCCTTCGATCTTCTGGCCGTTGCCGTTTCCTTTGTCGCGGCCGGGCTGATCGAAGCTGTCATCGTCGGGCTGGAAAGGCGCTGGCGTTCACGCAGTGACGCAGCCCCGGCCTTGCCGCGTCGGCTGTTCGATGCAGGCTTTGCGCGTGTGCGTGACGGGGGATTTCGCACGTTCGTGTCGCTCGCTTTCCGTTGGCGCTATGTGACGCTCTCTGTCGCGCTTGGCGCACTGATCGTGGCGAGCGGCTTCGTGGCCGGGGGGCGGGTCGGCTTCGTGTTCTTCTCGTCGCCTGAGGCTGAGAACATCAGGGCCACGGTTCACTTCAATGCCGGTATTCCCGAGCAGGAAGCGGTAGCCGCGCTGGCCCGTATCGAGCAGGCGTTGCGGCTCGCGGAGGCCGACCTGACCCGCGATGACAAGCAGGATCTGGTGGTCGCGTCCTTCGTCACGTTGGGCGAAGCTGGTCGCAACCAGAGCAGCAACGTGGCGGGCATCGACGTGCAGCTCACCGATTCCGAAATCCGCACCATCCGCACACCCGAGATCCTGAAGGCATGGCGCGAGAAGCTGCCAGACATTGCCGGCATTGAGCGCGTTGCGATCTTTGAGCGCCGCGGCGGGCCTCCGGGCCGCGATATCGATGTGCGGTTGCGCGGCAACGATTCCGCCTCCCTCAAGGCGGCCTCTCTGGAAGTGCAGAAACTCCTGACCGGGTTTCCCGGTGTCAGCGGTGTGGCGGACGATCTGCCCTATGGCAAGCCGGAACTGGTCATGGAGCTGACCGCGCGCGGCAAGGCCCTCGGGTTCACCGTGAATTCCGTCGGGCGGCAGATCCGCAACGCCTTTGAAGGCGCGATCGCGCGCCGTTTCGCAGAAGCGGAAGAGGAAATCACTCTGCGGGTCCGCCAGGGCCAGACGGATGAAGAAGGCGGCGGCGCATTGCGCTCTCTCAATCTGCGTGCGCCATCCGGCGAATATGTGCCGCTGGGCGAGGTTGTTACGCTGACCGACCGGCAGGGTTTTTCAACGATCTTGCGTCGCGACGGCAAGGCGACCGTCAGCGTGACCGCCGATGTGGACTATGACGTCACCTCCAATGCGGCCATCGTGCGGGAACTCGATGCCGGGCCCATCGCCGATATCGCGGCGCGTCACGGGGTGGACTACAGCTTCTCCGGGCGTCAGGAAGAACGGGCGGAGTCCTTTGCCGATCTGAAGCTGGGCACAATCATCGCGATGGGGGCGATCTATCTGATCCTCGCCTGGGTCTTCGCCAGCTACACCCAGCCGCTGATTGTCATGTCGATCATCCCCTTTGGCATCGTGGGGGCGATCGTCGGCCACTATGTCTTCGGTTACAAACTCACGATCCTGTCGCTGATCAGCCTCCTGGGGCTGGCCGGCATTCTGGTCAACAACTCCATCATCCTCGTCTCGCGCTTCAATGATCGGCGAGAGAGCGACGAAGATATTCACGAGGCCGCCGTGGGGGCTGCGCAGGATCGTTTGCGCGCGGTTCTGCTGACATCGCTCACCACGATTGGCGGCCTGTCGCCGCTGCTGTTTGAGCAGAGCGTTCAGGCCAAATTCCTGCTGCCGATGGCGATCACCATCGTATTCGGTCTGGCGGTCGCAACCCTGCTGATCCTGTTCATCGTGCCCGCGTTGCTGGGGGTTGCCGATGATATCCGAACCGCCTATCGCGGTATCTACGGCAAACCCCGTGACACAGGCCATGCTCCAGCGGAGTGA
- a CDS encoding 2'-deoxycytidine 5'-triphosphate deaminase: MTKELAGILPAHMIEALFDTGAITADRPRDDDQIQPASLDLRLGKIGWRVRASFLPGPGKSVASKLDRLKLHEVDLSPGAVLETGCVYIVPLLEELNLPDDVAATTNPKSSTGRLDVFTRVITDEGREFDTVPAGYRGALFAEISPKTFPVLVRTGSRLSQIRFRRGHPLVSDAELVNVDAASELIPGGNARIGGGLQLSIDLAGTGDDRLVGYRAKRHTGVIDMDVKAAHDPLDFWEPIHRRGAAELILDPNEFYILVSREAVHVPPDFAAEMVPFDPLVGEFRVHYAGFFDPGFGHSAIGGTGSRAVLEVRSHDVPFILDHGQTVGRLVYERMAERPHTLYGEGIGSNYQGQTLKLSKHFRADD, encoded by the coding sequence ATGACGAAAGAACTGGCCGGCATCCTGCCTGCACACATGATCGAGGCACTTTTCGATACAGGCGCCATCACCGCCGACCGGCCGCGCGACGACGATCAGATCCAGCCCGCCAGCCTCGACTTGCGCCTCGGCAAGATCGGATGGCGCGTGAGGGCATCCTTCCTGCCAGGACCGGGCAAGTCGGTGGCGAGCAAGCTCGACCGGCTGAAACTGCATGAAGTCGATCTCAGCCCCGGAGCGGTGCTTGAGACGGGCTGCGTCTATATCGTGCCGCTTCTGGAAGAGCTGAACCTGCCCGACGACGTGGCGGCGACCACGAACCCGAAAAGCTCCACCGGGCGTCTCGATGTCTTTACCCGCGTAATCACGGATGAGGGCCGCGAGTTCGACACGGTGCCCGCGGGCTATCGCGGCGCGCTGTTTGCCGAGATCAGCCCGAAGACCTTCCCCGTCCTTGTGCGCACCGGCTCCCGGCTTTCGCAGATCCGCTTCCGGCGCGGTCATCCGCTCGTCAGCGATGCGGAACTGGTGAACGTGGACGCGGCCTCGGAACTGATCCCCGGCGGCAATGCCCGCATTGGCGGCGGTCTTCAGCTTTCCATCGACCTTGCAGGCACGGGCGACGACCGACTCGTCGGCTACCGCGCCAAGCGACACACCGGCGTCATCGACATGGACGTGAAGGCGGCGCATGATCCGCTGGATTTCTGGGAGCCGATCCATCGCCGCGGGGCCGCGGAACTGATCCTCGACCCGAACGAATTCTACATTCTGGTCTCGCGCGAAGCGGTGCACGTGCCGCCGGACTTCGCTGCCGAGATGGTGCCTTTCGACCCGCTTGTGGGTGAATTCCGCGTTCATTATGCGGGCTTCTTCGATCCAGGTTTTGGCCATTCCGCCATTGGCGGAACGGGTTCGCGGGCCGTTCTGGAAGTGCGCTCCCACGATGTGCCCTTCATTCTCGATCATGGCCAGACGGTCGGGCGCCTTGTCTATGAACGCATGGCAGAGCGCCCCCATACGCTTTATGGCGAAGGCATCGGCTCCAACTACCAGGGCCAGACACTGAAGCTTTCCAAGCATTTCCGGGCGGACGACTAG
- a CDS encoding YihY/virulence factor BrkB family protein: MTSDAAGRDRSGEDQTLAEPKADAARITSREAKARGRQADRPSQITWRGWLDVIWRVAHQIVHDRVMLVAAGATYYFLLALFPGLAAFVALYGLIANPEVIADQIGTLEGIVPTAAIDLIHTQLNDLVGQTRNTLNFAFYGGLGVSLWSVNNAIKALFEAMNIAYNEREKRSFIKLNLLSLTFTFGAIFTGFLLIFAIGVIPTVLALVDLGDMTGRFIALVRWPVLLAVIGLGFTLVYRFGPSREKAKWRWLTWGGGLATPLWVSASFAFSYYIENFADYNATYGTLGAVIGLMVWIWISVVILIVGAELNAELEHQTARDSTTGAPLPMGERGAMVADTLGKARKS, translated from the coding sequence ATGACAAGCGATGCCGCAGGACGGGACCGTTCGGGCGAGGACCAAACCCTCGCCGAGCCCAAGGCCGACGCGGCGCGCATTACCTCGCGCGAGGCTAAGGCCCGGGGACGGCAAGCAGACCGCCCCTCGCAGATCACGTGGCGCGGATGGCTGGATGTGATCTGGCGGGTCGCGCACCAGATCGTCCATGACCGGGTGATGCTGGTTGCCGCGGGCGCCACCTATTATTTCCTGCTGGCGCTCTTTCCCGGCCTGGCCGCCTTTGTCGCGCTTTACGGCCTGATCGCGAACCCGGAAGTCATCGCCGATCAGATCGGAACGCTGGAGGGGATCGTCCCCACAGCCGCCATCGATCTCATTCATACCCAACTCAATGACCTGGTCGGCCAGACACGCAACACGCTCAATTTCGCCTTCTATGGCGGCCTGGGCGTGTCCTTGTGGAGCGTGAACAACGCGATCAAGGCGCTCTTCGAGGCGATGAACATTGCCTATAACGAGCGGGAAAAGCGCAGCTTCATAAAGCTCAACCTGCTGTCCCTGACATTCACATTCGGCGCGATTTTCACGGGCTTTCTGCTGATCTTCGCCATCGGCGTGATCCCGACGGTGCTGGCCCTCGTCGATCTCGGCGACATGACGGGTCGCTTCATCGCGCTTGTGCGCTGGCCGGTTCTGCTGGCCGTGATCGGCCTCGGCTTCACGTTGGTCTACCGCTTTGGACCCAGCCGGGAGAAGGCAAAGTGGCGCTGGCTGACATGGGGCGGCGGACTGGCGACACCGCTCTGGGTTTCCGCCTCTTTCGCGTTCTCCTATTACATCGAGAATTTCGCGGACTACAACGCCACCTATGGCACGTTGGGTGCGGTGATCGGCCTGATGGTCTGGATCTGGATTTCGGTCGTCATCCTGATCGTGGGAGCCGAACTCAACGCGGAACTGGAACACCAGACGGCGCGCGACAGCACCACCGGCGCGCCCTTGCCCATGGGCGAACGCGGCGCGATGGTGGCCGACACTTTGGGAAAAGCCCGGAAATCCTGA
- a CDS encoding alpha/beta family hydrolase, translating to MTDILWTRPQAAPVATLVLAHGAGAAMDSPFMNKFAQFASDEGIAVARFEFPYMAERRATGKKRPPPRADKLIDAYLAAIETVAAKAEGPLLIGGKSLGGRVAVMAAGDPALDAGVAGVVCLGYPFHPPAKPEATRLEPLDTLALPCLIAQGERDPFGNAQEVDGYGLKDAIEVLIMEDGSHDLAPRGSSPATWDGNLRLAAKAVREFAARLGA from the coding sequence ATGACTGACATTCTCTGGACGCGCCCGCAGGCCGCCCCTGTCGCAACGCTCGTCCTGGCGCATGGCGCGGGAGCGGCGATGGACTCGCCCTTCATGAACAAGTTTGCGCAATTCGCCAGCGATGAGGGCATCGCGGTGGCGCGCTTCGAGTTCCCCTATATGGCGGAGCGTCGGGCAACCGGCAAAAAACGTCCGCCGCCGCGTGCCGACAAACTGATCGATGCCTATCTGGCGGCGATCGAAACGGTGGCCGCGAAGGCGGAAGGACCGCTTCTGATCGGTGGCAAATCGCTGGGCGGACGCGTCGCCGTCATGGCGGCGGGCGATCCCGCGCTTGATGCGGGTGTGGCCGGGGTCGTGTGCCTGGGATATCCGTTTCATCCGCCAGCCAAGCCCGAGGCAACCCGGCTTGAGCCTCTCGATACGTTGGCCCTGCCCTGCCTCATCGCCCAGGGCGAGCGCGACCCCTTTGGCAATGCGCAGGAAGTGGACGGCTACGGCCTCAAGGACGCGATCGAGGTGCTGATCATGGAAGACGGCAGCCACGACCTCGCCCCGCGCGGATCATCACCGGCCACATGGGATGGCAACCTGCGTCTTGCCGCGAAGGCCGTGCGGGAATTCGCCGCCAGGCTCGGCGCCTGA